The Phormidium sp. PBR-2020 DNA segment GTCGGGATTGGAACCCGATTGGTAGTGATTACGGTGACCCGGATTTGACGGCGGCGATTCGAGCGAGTCAGGAGGCGGGACAGCCCCCGGCGTTGGTGGTGTTTGGTCATATGCACCACCGGCTACGACATACGAAACAGCGACTCCGCCAAGGGTTTGTTCAAGATGAGTGGGGAACGGTGTATTTGAATGTGGCGTCGGTTCCCCGGATTGTGGGTAAGGGGGATGAGAGGCGTCGCAATTTTACTCTGATTACGTTGGAGGGACGGAAGGTGACGGAGGCGGATTTGGTCTGGACGGATAATCAGGGACGGATTGAACGGAGTTCGTCCTATTTTAAGCCCCTTTGAGGGGGAGGGAGGAGAACCACAGAGTCACAGAGGACACGGAGGAAGAGAAGGAAGAGGAGGAATAGGGACAAAGAGGAGGAGGTATTGCTTGCCTTTTGAACGGAGTTCGTCCTATTTTAAGCCCCTTTGAGGGGGAGGGAGGAGAACCACAGAGTCACAGAGGACACGGAGGAAGAGAAGGAAGAGGAGGAATAGGGACAAAGAGGAGGAGGTATTGCTTTCCTTCTTCTGCCTCTTGCCTTCTTCCCCCCTCTTGCCTTTTGCCTTTTGCCTTTTGCCTTCTCCTAATACAATTCAAATTCTAATAGACGACAATCGAGGCCACCACTGGATAGGGGGATCCGTCGGGCTGGACGTAATCCGACTTCTTTGGCCAGTTCTCGATTGCCGGTGAATACATAGGCGGTCCAGCCTTTGAACTGTTGTTTGAAAATATCTCCGAGGAGGCGATAGAAACTACGCAGTTCTTGGACGTCTCCGAGTCGTTCTCCATAGGGGGGATTGCAGATTAATAAGCCGCGATCGCTCGGGGCTTCTAGGTCGCGGATATCTTGATAGCGAAACTCAATCTGTTGGCTGACTCCGGCAGCGGCGGCGTTGCGGCGGGCTTGTTCGAGGATGTCGTCGTCCCAATCGCTGCCGCCAATATAGGCGGGACAGGTGTCTTGACGGGCGGCTTGGGCTTCGTCTTTTAAGGTTTGCCAGAGAGTTGCGTCGAAGTCGGGCCAATTCTCGAAGCCGAATCGCTCTCGGAAGAGTCCGGGGGCGATGTTGGCCGCTTGTAGGGCGGCTTCGAGGGGGAGGGTTCCTGAACCACAGAGGGGATCGAGAAAGGGGAGTTCTGGGGAGTAGCGGGCTAATTTTAAGATCCCGGCGGCGAGGGTTTCTTTGAGGGGGGCGGTTCCGACGGCGGCCCGGTAGCCTCGACGATGGAGACTGCTGCCGGAACTGTCTAAACTCAGGGTGGCGCGATCGCGGTGGATGTGCAGGTTAATCCGCAGGTTGGGACTGTCGAGTTCGACGCTGGAACGACTGCCAAATTGCTCCCGCTGTTGATCGACGATGGCATTTTTGACCTGGAGGGCGCTGAAATGGCTATGATTGAGGGCGCGATTTTTGCCGGTACAGTCTACGGCCAGGCTGTCCTCGGGAGTTAGATAGTTCTCCCAGGAGATTGATCGCACTTCCTGATACAGTTGTTTGGCGGATGTACAAGGGAACTCAGTCAGGGGTACGAGAACTCGGAAGAGGGTGCGCCCCCAGAGGTTCACTTGATAGAGTAAACGGCGATCGCCCTGGAACGCGACTCCTGAAAACTGCGTCTCGACTGATTGCGCCCCTAACTGGGTCAATTCCTCGGCGGCGATCGCCTCTAACCCAGGTGCTACCGTTGCAAAATACCGTTCCACGTGTGTTTCCCCAAGAAGCCAAAGCCAGCTTAAGTTACCATAGTTGAGTTTGCATCGCGGAACAATTATCTTTATGACCCGAGCTATCCTGGAAACCGATAAAGGCACGATCAACATCGATTTTTTCGATGCGGATGCCCCCAACACGGTTAAAAATTTCGTCGAACTCTCTGAAAAAGGGTTTTACGACGGTCTCAACTTCCACCGTGTCATCCCCAACTTCATGATTCAGGGGGGATGTCCCAACGGCACGGGAACCGGTGGCCCTGGCTACACCATCAAGTGTGAAATCAACAACAACAAGCACGTCGCCGGGACGATGTCGATGGCTCATGCGGGCCGTGACACCGGTGGCAGTCAGTTCTTCATCTGCCATGAACCGCAACCCCACCTGGATGGGGTGCATACGGTCTTCGGACAAACCCAAGACATGGACGTCGTCAATGCCATTCGCCAGGGCGACAAAATCAAGTCCGTGACCATCGAAAAATAAGCACAGCCAACAGAGTTTATGACCGCAACATCCATACAAATCAAGCATGAAATCAAAGATCCGTCTCTTGCCACCCTCGGCAAGCAACGGATTGACTGGGCCGGGCGGGAAATGCCTGTTTTGGCTCAAATTCGCGATCGCTTCGCGGCTGAAAAACCCCTAGCGGGCATTAAACTCGTGGCCTGCTGCCACGTGACCACGGAAACGGCCCATTTGGCGATCACCCTCAAGGCGGGTGGTGCTGATGCACTGTTAATTGCCAGTAACCCTCTCTCGACTCAAGATGATGTGGCGGCGAGTCTTGTGGTGGATCATGGGATTCCCGTTTATGCCATCAAAGGGGAAGACGCCGAAACCTACGAGCGTCACGTGCAAATCGCCTTAGACCATCATCCCAACATTATTATTGATGATGGGTCTGATGTGGTGGCGACGATGGTTCAAGAGCGTCAGGAACAGCTTTCTGAACTCATTGGCACCAACGAAGAAACGACCACTGGGATTGTCCGTCTGCGGGCGATGTTCAACGATGGGGTACTTACCTTCCCCGCGATGAACGTTAATGATGCGGATACCAAGCATTTCTTTGACAACCGCTATGGAACCGGCCAATCCACCCTGGATGGCGTGATTCGTGCCACCAATGTGCTGCTGGCGGGTAAAACCCTGGTGGTGGCTGGCTATGGCTGGTGTGGTAAAGGTGTGGCCCTGCGTGGACGGGGGATGGGTGCCAATGTCATCGTCACGGAAATCGATCCGGTTCGCGCGATCGAAGCGGTGATGGATGGCTTCCGGGTGATGCCGATGGCTGAAGCGGCTCCCCTGGGGGATCTGTTTATCACGGTGACGGGGAACAAACACGTCATCCGTCGCGAGCATTTTGAGGTGATGCGCGATGGGGCGATTGTGGCGAACTCCGGTCACTTTGATATCGAGATTGACCTGAAATCTCTCAAGGAAATGTCCGGCGAGGTTAAGGTGGTTCGTCCCTTCACCGAGGAATATCGCCTCAATAGCGGTAAGTCTGTGGTGGTCTTAGGGGAAGGTCGTCTGGTCAATTTGGCGGCGGCTGAGGGGCATCCTAGCGCCGTTATGGACATGAGTTTTGCTAACCAGGCCCTGGCTTGTGAATACTTGGTGAAAAACAAGGGTAAGCTGGAGCCGGGTCTGCATTCGATTCCCCAAGAGATTGACCGAGAAATTGCCCGCCTCAAACTTGTGGCAATGGGGATTGACCTCGACAGTCTCACGCCCGAACAACATGAGTACATCAACTCCTGGAAATCGGGAACTTAATGGATGACCCGTTGATGGTGAATCGTCAATAAGGACTCGTTAATCGGGTTTCGGCGATTCACCAGGGTCTGTTTGTGGGGGCGAGCCATGTATGGTGCGCCCCTGCTATTATTTTGTTTGAGCATCGGCGAGTTATCCCCGTTCCCCTCTTTTGCCTCTTGCCTCTTACCTCTTGCCTCGGGCGACCACAAGGGTACGCCCCTACGTTGTTTCTATTCCCTGTTCCCCGTTCCCCTAATCCTGTGTCTAAGAAACTTTCTGTTGAGCTTCAGGGCTATTTCTTTGCTGAAGAACGTGGCGATCGCGTCAGTTTAGCTGACTTAGTTAAGATTGCCGGAGAACGAGCCTTTGGGTTTTTATTTGTTTTACTATCGATTCCTTCGGCGTTACCGGTTCCTGCGCCGGGCTATTCGATTCCTTTTGGATTGGTTATTTTTTGGCTTGCCGGCCAGTTGGTTTTAGGCCGAAAACGTCCTTATTTACTGAAAAAGTGGCTGTCTAAAGAGGTTCCGCTGAAGACGGTTCAAGGAATTTTGAAGAAGGGACTTCCCTGGCTGCGACGGATTGAAATTCTCTCTCGGCCCCGTTGGAGTTTTGTCTGTACTCGCTTGGAAGGACGGGTAATGATTGGAATTGCCCTCTGCTTGATGGGGATATCGATGATGACTCCCATTCCGTTGACCAATACGTTGCCGGCGATTGGGGTATTTGTGACGGGTTTTGGTCTATTTGGGGATGATGGGGTAATTACGTTAGGAGGATTGATGGTTTGTGTGATGGGATTACTCCTAACTCTGTCGATTATTATTTTTGGTTATGAGGCGGTTTCGGCGGTGATTGATATTGTTAGGAATGCGATTCGTTGAGGCAATAGGCAATAGGCAATAGGCAATAGGCAATAGGCAATAGGCAATAGGCAATAGGCAATAGGCAATAGGCAATAGGCAATAGGCAATAGGCAATAGGCAATAGGCAATAGGCAATAGGCAATAGGCAATAGGCAATAGGTAGTAGGGGAACTACTTCAGTCATAGGGGATAAGGGGCTAGGGAAAATGAGGCGTAGAACGACGGAAGGGCGAACCGTCTGTGGCTCGCCCAACTTTACCCCGATTGTTCATCGTTGATTTTGACCCTTAACTATCAACTACTTACTCAATAATTACTCAACAAATAACGCCCGTGAGGTGATGTCATCTCGGCTGAGTTGTTGATCTGAGTTCGGGGTGGGGTCTGAGGGAGTTGATGCGCCGAACTCTTCGCTAATGGGTGCGGGGGTTCGGGCCAGTTGGCGATTCCCGATGCCGAGTTGGGGTTGGAGGCCTGAGACGACTGCCACGAAGAGGGCCGCGATCGCACTTCCTCCCCAAGCCAGGCGTTTTTGTCGCTGCTGGCGCATTCGAGCAAAGACCTTGGCGGTGGTTTCTGCGGCCGAGACTGGGCTTTCGGGAACCGGCATCAGTTGCACCCCGGAACTGATGTGGGATAACTGCTCGTAAATCTGCTGAGCTTGAGGATCACAGGCCAGTAAATGCTCTGCCTGTTTGCGTTCCTGCGGTGTCACTTCCCCGTCTAGGTAGCAGCTGAGTAAAACAAATAAGTCCTCTTCCCGTTCTGCGTCGTGGGATGAGTTAAAGTTTCTAAGTTGGTCGTCGAAATCGTTGAGAGTCATGATGCAATTCACCACCTAGCTGTTCAAGAGTAACAGCGACGTATTCTGGTTATAATCCGCCACTTCCGTAATTCTACCGACGATAGTTCGGGTCATAAAGTTTCAGGGATGACGTCAGTACGCTCCGGCGTTAATCCAGTATGAATACGGTACTACCAGACTTGACGTACAACGATGGGACTAAAGTTCCTGATCCCGATTAACTATCGATGTAGGTTTGTAATTCGGCTTGTAGACGGTGACGGGCCCGAGCAATTCGGGATTTCACGGTTCCGAGGGAAACGCCGGTAATTTCGGCAATTTCTTCGTAGGCCATGCCCTCAATCTCACGCAGCACAATGGTGGTGCGGAAGGCTTCGGGGAGGTCGGCGATCGCCAGTCTGAGTTTATTATAAAACTCATCGGTGGCCAGTGCATCATCGGGGCCGGGGTCATCGGCAGCAATTTCCCATTCTCGTTCACCATCATCGGTTCTGAAGGTGGCATCGAGAGAGAGGGGAGGACGAACCCGCTTGCGTTTACGCAGTTCGTCGTAAAACAAGTTGGTCGTAATGCGGCTGAGCCAGCCTTTGAATTTAACCGGATCTTGGAGTCGCCGCACATTGCGATAGACGCGAATCCAGACTTCTTGCGCTAAGTCTGAACGATCCTGCCAATCAGGGGCCAGATGGTACAGAACCTTGTCTACATAGGACTGATAGCGGCGAAGTAACTCGGCGAAAGCGGCCCGATCCGGGCGTGCGCCAAGTTGGCAACGACGA contains these protein-coding regions:
- a CDS encoding RNA methyltransferase, with the translated sequence MERYFATVAPGLEAIAAEELTQLGAQSVETQFSGVAFQGDRRLLYQVNLWGRTLFRVLVPLTEFPCTSAKQLYQEVRSISWENYLTPEDSLAVDCTGKNRALNHSHFSALQVKNAIVDQQREQFGSRSSVELDSPNLRINLHIHRDRATLSLDSSGSSLHRRGYRAAVGTAPLKETLAAGILKLARYSPELPFLDPLCGSGTLPLEAALQAANIAPGLFRERFGFENWPDFDATLWQTLKDEAQAARQDTCPAYIGGSDWDDDILEQARRNAAAAGVSQQIEFRYQDIRDLEAPSDRGLLICNPPYGERLGDVQELRSFYRLLGDIFKQQFKGWTAYVFTGNRELAKEVGLRPARRIPLSSGGLDCRLLEFELY
- a CDS encoding peptidylprolyl isomerase, yielding MTRAILETDKGTINIDFFDADAPNTVKNFVELSEKGFYDGLNFHRVIPNFMIQGGCPNGTGTGGPGYTIKCEINNNKHVAGTMSMAHAGRDTGGSQFFICHEPQPHLDGVHTVFGQTQDMDVVNAIRQGDKIKSVTIEK
- the ahcY gene encoding adenosylhomocysteinase, translating into MTATSIQIKHEIKDPSLATLGKQRIDWAGREMPVLAQIRDRFAAEKPLAGIKLVACCHVTTETAHLAITLKAGGADALLIASNPLSTQDDVAASLVVDHGIPVYAIKGEDAETYERHVQIALDHHPNIIIDDGSDVVATMVQERQEQLSELIGTNEETTTGIVRLRAMFNDGVLTFPAMNVNDADTKHFFDNRYGTGQSTLDGVIRATNVLLAGKTLVVAGYGWCGKGVALRGRGMGANVIVTEIDPVRAIEAVMDGFRVMPMAEAAPLGDLFITVTGNKHVIRREHFEVMRDGAIVANSGHFDIEIDLKSLKEMSGEVKVVRPFTEEYRLNSGKSVVVLGEGRLVNLAAAEGHPSAVMDMSFANQALACEYLVKNKGKLEPGLHSIPQEIDREIARLKLVAMGIDLDSLTPEQHEYINSWKSGT
- a CDS encoding exopolysaccharide biosynthesis protein, giving the protein MSKKLSVELQGYFFAEERGDRVSLADLVKIAGERAFGFLFVLLSIPSALPVPAPGYSIPFGLVIFWLAGQLVLGRKRPYLLKKWLSKEVPLKTVQGILKKGLPWLRRIEILSRPRWSFVCTRLEGRVMIGIALCLMGISMMTPIPLTNTLPAIGVFVTGFGLFGDDGVITLGGLMVCVMGLLLTLSIIIFGYEAVSAVIDIVRNAIR
- a CDS encoding sigma-70 family RNA polymerase sigma factor, with protein sequence MTHSISLSWSAVEATIPQTPVVPPAQLSNLELVRRCQLGARPDRAAFAELLRRYQSYVDKVLYHLAPDWQDRSDLAQEVWIRVYRNVRRLQDPVKFKGWLSRITTNLFYDELRKRKRVRPPLSLDATFRTDDGEREWEIAADDPGPDDALATDEFYNKLRLAIADLPEAFRTTIVLREIEGMAYEEIAEITGVSLGTVKSRIARARHRLQAELQTYIDS